A portion of the Bacillus thuringiensis genome contains these proteins:
- a CDS encoding RAxF-45 family protein, with protein sequence MKRSLAARAKFLDFIYFCRAIFHDVVVNGIRMPFFNNCIVTIER encoded by the coding sequence ATGAAACGTTCTTTAGCTGCACGTGCCAAATTTTTAGATTTTATCTATTTTTGTCGTGCGATTTTTCATGATGTAGTTGTTAACGGGATACGTATGCCCTTTTTTAACAATTGCATAGTGACTATTGAACGATAG
- the abc-f gene encoding ribosomal protection-like ABC-F family protein → MGNVSFSWFFILKGVRKMTICSVNNVTKSFGGNIIFENISLEIKNGERVGLVGRNGSGKTTIFGLLTGMESLDAGAIHMKKGTRIGHVAQIPKFDEVLTVYDVLSSAFKVEKELEKEMHALEKNMAEEQEQSSLQKLMERYGVIQEKFAFLGGYEIEANIMKVANGLQVTDLFSRVFTELSGGEQTKVSLAYMLLQKPDLLLLDEPTNHLDLFAVEWLEQFLKEYTGTVMVISHDRYFLDEVVTKIFDLEDGEIHVYHTNYSQFVEEKEERLLQEFQAYQEQQKKIKKMKEAIKRLREWANQANPPNEGLHKRARNMERALERIEKLKRPILERKQMGLQFEGQERSGKDVVVMKEVSKGFAGRPLFEQANLHVRFQERAAIVGRNGTGKTTLLKLLLEEINPDVGEIRIGSSVKIGYLSQHTYGNLKSNVLEAFREYVAVTEGEARHILAKFLFYGPAVFKKVTQLSGGEKMRLRLAQLMYQDINFLILDEPTNHLDIESREVLEEALEQYNGTILAVSHDRYFLNKLFEKTYWIDECKLFEFAGNYAWARQKWEEKLEKQVIKQKRQGRKSVEMVPVKEKKARNLEEIENELMHVEEDIYAIECEMEHVADVERLEKLYEEKTMKELLRAKLYSELENIVE, encoded by the coding sequence ATGGGGAATGTTTCTTTCTCATGGTTTTTTATATTGAAAGGAGTACGGAAAATGACTATTTGTAGTGTAAATAATGTAACGAAATCTTTTGGTGGAAACATCATATTTGAAAATATATCGCTTGAAATAAAGAATGGTGAACGTGTTGGGTTAGTTGGTCGTAACGGTAGTGGGAAGACAACAATCTTTGGGCTTCTAACGGGAATGGAGAGTTTGGATGCAGGAGCCATCCATATGAAGAAAGGTACACGTATTGGTCATGTCGCACAAATTCCGAAGTTTGATGAGGTCCTGACTGTATATGATGTATTGAGTTCCGCTTTTAAAGTAGAAAAGGAATTAGAAAAAGAAATGCATGCTCTAGAAAAAAATATGGCGGAGGAGCAGGAACAATCTTCTTTGCAAAAGCTAATGGAGAGATACGGAGTAATTCAAGAAAAGTTTGCGTTCCTTGGTGGTTATGAAATAGAAGCAAATATAATGAAGGTAGCAAATGGCTTACAAGTGACAGACTTATTTTCAAGAGTATTTACGGAATTAAGTGGAGGAGAACAGACGAAAGTAAGCCTTGCATATATGCTATTGCAGAAACCAGATTTACTTCTATTAGATGAGCCAACAAATCATTTAGATTTATTTGCAGTTGAATGGTTAGAGCAATTTTTAAAAGAATACACTGGAACAGTTATGGTTATTTCACATGATCGTTATTTCCTTGATGAAGTTGTAACGAAAATTTTTGATTTGGAAGATGGAGAGATTCACGTGTACCATACGAATTATTCTCAGTTCGTTGAGGAGAAGGAAGAAAGATTACTTCAAGAGTTTCAAGCTTATCAGGAGCAACAAAAGAAAATAAAGAAAATGAAAGAAGCAATTAAGCGTCTACGTGAATGGGCAAATCAAGCGAACCCTCCGAATGAAGGATTGCATAAAAGAGCGAGAAATATGGAACGTGCGTTAGAACGTATAGAGAAATTAAAGAGGCCAATCTTAGAACGAAAACAGATGGGTCTTCAGTTTGAAGGGCAAGAGAGAAGCGGGAAAGATGTTGTTGTAATGAAAGAAGTGAGCAAAGGTTTTGCTGGCCGACCTTTATTTGAACAAGCGAATTTACATGTGCGTTTTCAAGAGCGTGCGGCTATCGTTGGTCGTAATGGCACAGGAAAGACTACATTATTAAAACTACTATTAGAAGAAATAAATCCAGACGTTGGTGAAATTCGAATTGGTAGTAGTGTCAAAATTGGTTATTTATCACAGCATACGTATGGCAATTTGAAGAGTAATGTATTGGAAGCGTTTAGAGAGTATGTAGCTGTAACCGAAGGAGAAGCAAGACATATATTGGCTAAGTTTTTATTTTATGGTCCAGCAGTATTTAAGAAAGTAACGCAACTGAGCGGTGGAGAAAAAATGAGGTTAAGACTTGCGCAACTTATGTATCAAGACATCAATTTTCTAATTTTAGATGAGCCGACAAACCATCTTGATATTGAATCAAGGGAAGTTTTAGAGGAAGCCCTTGAGCAATATAATGGAACAATCCTAGCTGTTTCACATGATCGTTATTTTTTAAATAAGTTATTTGAAAAGACGTACTGGATTGATGAATGTAAATTATTTGAGTTTGCAGGAAACTATGCATGGGCTCGTCAAAAATGGGAAGAAAAGCTTGAGAAGCAAGTAATAAAGCAGAAACGCCAAGGGAGAAAGAGTGTTGAAATGGTTCCAGTAAAAGAGAAAAAGGCTAGGAATCTTGAAGAGATTGAAAATGAGTTAATGCATGTAGAAGAAGATATATATGCAATAGAATGTGAAATGGAACATGTAGCTGATGTTGAAAGACTTGAAAAATTATATGAGGAAAAAACGATGAAAGAGTTGTTACGAGCGAAGTTATATAGTGAGTTAGAGAATATTGTGGAGTAA
- a CDS encoding ABC transporter substrate-binding protein, translating to MKKKTKKWAGVFSVLLSSSLVLSACGGQEDTASTEPVKKQDLKDSKIESIPATDKKKSPEKANQRKDTFITAISKPGGVFLPYFQDNGWDGNVTSVIFASLVTTDKQSKPVPDLAEKWDISADQLTYTFHLRKNLKFSDGSPLTADDVAFTLTLLHDKAYEGGLDIAQYAVKGGKEYKEGKATSIEGIQVVDPQTIKITTEKVNSQALTNLGGPVLSKAYYGKDYKQNTSLDYLKALYGQPIAAGPYKFEKYVPGQEVRFVANENYYAGKPKIKNFIYKITSGDTGFQLFQTGELDYSGFRANPENIDQLKGLEFANINLESSSDIAYIYVNNKKSYLKDKKVRQALTYGLDRKKYVDTALQGYGSVANVPIAPVSWAYTEEGINKYPHDVEKAKKLLDEAGWKVGSDGVREKDGQKLKLTYYASNTGKTNDIFIPIAKESYKEIGVELNPELMDFNTMLSKVGKGDYDLAAVSTPGISDPSEVVSEYLSTNPKSDTGYNNPKVDDLIVKGIGTTDIEKRKAIYKELYKELSDDPPVILLNYRKLLYAHNARIKGIDPEKYDSISSNLPVLSIEQ from the coding sequence ATGAAGAAAAAAACAAAAAAATGGGCTGGTGTATTTTCAGTATTACTGAGTAGTTCGCTTGTGTTATCTGCTTGTGGGGGACAGGAGGATACGGCTTCTACAGAACCAGTAAAAAAGCAGGATTTAAAAGACTCTAAGATTGAATCAATTCCAGCTACAGATAAAAAGAAAAGTCCAGAGAAAGCAAATCAACGAAAAGATACTTTTATTACAGCCATTTCTAAGCCAGGGGGAGTTTTCCTTCCGTATTTCCAAGATAATGGTTGGGATGGAAATGTAACGTCTGTTATTTTTGCGTCATTAGTAACAACAGACAAACAAAGTAAACCTGTTCCGGACCTTGCAGAAAAATGGGATATTTCTGCTGACCAGTTAACATATACATTCCACTTACGTAAAAACTTAAAATTTAGTGACGGGTCGCCTTTAACAGCGGATGACGTAGCATTTACATTAACACTACTTCATGATAAAGCGTATGAAGGTGGATTGGATATTGCTCAGTATGCTGTTAAAGGTGGGAAAGAATATAAAGAAGGAAAAGCAACTTCTATTGAAGGAATCCAAGTTGTTGATCCACAGACAATTAAAATTACAACTGAAAAAGTTAATTCACAGGCGCTAACGAATTTAGGTGGCCCAGTGCTATCAAAAGCTTATTATGGAAAAGATTATAAACAAAATACAAGTTTAGACTATTTAAAAGCATTATATGGGCAACCAATTGCAGCGGGTCCATATAAATTTGAAAAATATGTTCCAGGTCAAGAAGTCCGCTTTGTTGCTAACGAAAATTATTATGCAGGTAAACCAAAAATCAAAAACTTTATTTACAAAATTACATCAGGTGATACTGGATTCCAATTATTCCAAACAGGTGAACTGGACTATAGTGGGTTTAGAGCGAACCCTGAAAATATAGACCAATTAAAAGGATTAGAGTTTGCAAATATTAATCTTGAATCATCAAGTGATATTGCTTATATCTATGTAAATAATAAGAAGTCGTATTTGAAAGATAAAAAGGTACGCCAAGCACTTACTTATGGATTAGACCGTAAGAAGTATGTGGATACAGCTTTACAAGGCTATGGCTCTGTCGCTAACGTACCAATTGCTCCAGTTTCATGGGCATATACAGAAGAAGGTATTAATAAATATCCGCACGACGTAGAAAAGGCTAAAAAATTATTGGATGAGGCTGGTTGGAAAGTAGGTTCTGACGGGGTTCGTGAAAAAGATGGTCAAAAATTAAAATTAACATACTACGCATCAAATACAGGTAAAACAAATGATATCTTTATTCCGATTGCAAAAGAAAGTTACAAAGAAATTGGTGTTGAATTAAATCCAGAGTTGATGGACTTTAATACGATGCTTTCAAAAGTAGGAAAAGGTGACTACGATTTAGCGGCAGTTTCAACACCAGGAATTAGTGATCCAAGTGAAGTTGTAAGTGAGTACTTATCAACTAATCCAAAAAGTGATACGGGTTATAATAATCCGAAAGTAGATGATTTGATTGTAAAAGGTATAGGAACGACAGATATTGAAAAACGTAAAGCGATTTATAAAGAGCTGTATAAAGAGTTAAGTGATGATCCACCAGTTATTTTATTAAACTATCGTAAACTACTTTATGCTCATAATGCACGTATAAAAGGAATTGATCCAGAAAAGTACGATAGCATTAGTTCCAATTTACCAGTGTTATCTATTGAACAATAA
- a CDS encoding ABC transporter permease, which yields MKTYIIRRFLQMIPTLFGTSIIIFFLFALLPGDYIDSNPKLTPERAQELRELYGLNKPIIERYFHWLVNALHGDFGFSLQYQEPVTSLLNKFIWNTFIVAAAALFFTWIIALIIGVISATKQHSWFDRLVTIGVFAAMSFPSFFIGLFLIKLLAVDLKLLPIGGMIDIGSNSTGIAYILEVLRHMILPVFILTLLGVGSLTRYFRTGMLDVIRQDYIRTARAKGLKERTVIYKHALKNAILPAITLLAFELPGLFSGAIIIEQIFNWPGIGSIQLEALNFRDYTVLMAFTMFLSCLTIMANFLADIVYAFVDPRIRLK from the coding sequence GTGAAAACATATATCATTCGTAGGTTTCTACAAATGATTCCTACATTGTTTGGTACGTCTATTATTATCTTTTTCTTATTTGCACTCTTACCGGGTGATTATATCGATTCAAATCCAAAATTAACACCAGAGAGAGCTCAAGAATTAAGAGAGTTGTACGGTTTAAATAAACCGATTATTGAAAGGTATTTTCATTGGCTAGTGAATGCTTTGCATGGTGATTTTGGATTTTCTTTACAGTACCAAGAACCGGTAACTTCATTACTTAATAAATTCATTTGGAATACATTTATTGTTGCTGCTGCAGCTTTATTTTTCACTTGGATTATTGCTCTTATTATTGGGGTTATTTCTGCAACAAAGCAGCATTCTTGGTTTGATAGATTGGTAACAATCGGTGTCTTTGCAGCAATGTCATTTCCATCATTCTTTATCGGACTATTTTTAATTAAATTATTAGCAGTTGATTTAAAGTTATTGCCTATTGGTGGCATGATTGATATTGGGAGTAACTCAACAGGGATAGCATACATATTAGAAGTATTACGTCATATGATTCTACCTGTATTTATTTTAACGCTTCTTGGTGTAGGATCGTTAACACGCTATTTTAGAACCGGCATGTTGGATGTTATTAGGCAAGATTATATTCGTACTGCTCGTGCAAAAGGTTTAAAAGAAAGGACCGTTATTTATAAACATGCATTGAAAAATGCAATTTTGCCAGCAATTACATTACTCGCTTTTGAATTACCGGGTTTATTTTCAGGAGCTATTATTATTGAACAGATTTTTAATTGGCCAGGGATTGGGAGTATTCAATTAGAAGCATTAAACTTCCGTGATTATACGGTATTAATGGCCTTTACAATGTTTCTTTCTTGTTTAACAATTATGGCTAATTTCTTAGCTGATATTGTATATGCGTTTGTTGATCCAAGAATTCGATTGAAGTAA
- the opp4C gene encoding oligopeptide ABC transporter permease, with the protein METITPIIEKKKERKKRNESSPWRQAYKKIKKNKMALCGLYVLIFMFLFSFIGPIFSPYADGKVQVTQINKPPSLSHWLGTDQLGRDILTRLMQAGRISLTIGLASMLLSVILGALLGAIAGFYRGVVDHLIMRVADVLMSIPGLPLLIIMGAILSEWKLPSEYRLYVVMIILSLVGWPGLARLVRGQILTLREQAFMQAADVLGLKDSRKIIHHLIPNVFPLLIVVATLGVAGSILSESALSYLGLGVVPPTPSWGNMISAANSLIDFQKRPWLWIPPGFAIFITVVSINLLGDALRDALDPKMRR; encoded by the coding sequence ATGGAGACTATTACACCCATAATAGAGAAAAAGAAAGAACGGAAAAAGAGAAATGAATCATCACCATGGCGCCAAGCGTATAAAAAAATCAAGAAAAATAAGATGGCACTGTGTGGCTTATACGTTTTAATATTTATGTTTTTATTTAGTTTTATCGGTCCAATCTTTTCACCGTATGCTGATGGGAAAGTACAAGTAACACAAATTAATAAACCACCCAGCCTGTCACATTGGCTTGGAACAGACCAGTTGGGACGGGATATTTTAACTAGACTTATGCAAGCAGGGCGTATTTCATTAACAATTGGTTTAGCGTCGATGCTACTATCCGTTATACTAGGTGCTCTATTAGGAGCCATTGCTGGTTTTTATCGAGGAGTTGTAGATCATTTAATTATGCGTGTTGCAGATGTCTTAATGTCCATTCCAGGATTACCGCTACTTATTATAATGGGAGCAATTTTATCAGAATGGAAATTACCATCGGAGTACCGTTTATATGTTGTAATGATTATTTTAAGTTTAGTAGGATGGCCAGGACTTGCCCGTCTTGTGAGAGGACAAATTTTAACATTGCGGGAGCAAGCCTTTATGCAAGCGGCAGATGTATTAGGATTAAAAGATTCTCGAAAAATCATTCATCATCTAATTCCTAACGTCTTTCCGTTACTTATTGTTGTAGCAACTTTGGGTGTGGCTGGATCTATTTTAAGTGAGTCCGCGCTAAGCTACTTAGGTCTCGGCGTCGTCCCACCTACACCATCATGGGGGAACATGATTAGCGCAGCTAACTCATTAATTGATTTCCAAAAGCGTCCGTGGTTATGGATTCCGCCTGGTTTTGCAATCTTTATAACAGTTGTATCAATTAATTTACTTGGTGATGCACTTCGTGATGCGTTAGATCCAAAGATGAGACGGTAG
- a CDS encoding ABC transporter ATP-binding protein: protein MSRAVVELKDLQTHFQTEEGTVKAVNHVSFAVREGETVCVVGESGCGKSVTALSIMGLIAESGSVVGGDILYEGKSLLGMKEKELRSLRGNDIAMIFQEPMTSLNPVFTVGEQIVETLREHELLSKNEAYKKAIELIRKVGIARADEIVHSYPHELSGGMLQRIMIAVALSCNPKLLIADEPTTALDVTIQAQILDLLRQVKEEFKTSILLITHDLGVVAEMADYVVVMYGGKVIEEAPVLEIFQNPKHPYTKGLLKSKPVMGKRIDKLYSIPGQVPNLVGLGEFCYFSGRCEHCMEICEKEAPNLNINDENHKVACWLYEERAEQ from the coding sequence ATGAGTAGAGCGGTAGTAGAGCTAAAAGACTTACAAACACACTTTCAAACGGAGGAAGGGACAGTGAAGGCTGTAAACCATGTTAGCTTTGCTGTTCGAGAAGGTGAAACGGTTTGTGTAGTAGGAGAATCAGGTTGCGGGAAGAGTGTAACGGCTTTATCTATTATGGGGCTTATTGCTGAATCTGGCAGTGTAGTGGGTGGAGATATTTTATATGAAGGAAAAAGTCTTTTAGGAATGAAAGAGAAAGAACTTCGTAGTTTACGAGGCAATGATATTGCAATGATTTTCCAAGAACCGATGACATCGCTAAATCCCGTCTTCACTGTAGGTGAGCAAATTGTAGAAACGCTAAGGGAGCATGAATTACTTAGTAAAAATGAAGCGTATAAGAAAGCAATTGAGTTAATTCGTAAAGTTGGCATAGCCCGTGCTGATGAAATTGTCCATTCTTATCCGCATGAACTGAGCGGCGGGATGTTACAACGTATTATGATTGCTGTTGCGCTTAGTTGTAATCCTAAGTTATTAATTGCAGATGAACCAACAACAGCTCTTGATGTTACGATTCAAGCTCAAATATTAGATTTACTAAGACAAGTGAAAGAAGAATTTAAAACGTCGATCTTATTAATTACACATGATTTAGGTGTCGTAGCAGAAATGGCTGATTACGTTGTCGTTATGTATGGCGGGAAAGTTATTGAAGAAGCTCCGGTATTAGAGATATTCCAAAATCCAAAACATCCTTATACGAAAGGATTATTGAAATCAAAACCAGTAATGGGAAAACGAATAGATAAACTATATTCTATTCCAGGGCAAGTTCCAAATTTAGTTGGTTTAGGTGAGTTTTGTTACTTTAGTGGGCGTTGTGAGCATTGTATGGAAATATGTGAAAAAGAAGCCCCAAATCTAAATATAAATGATGAAAATCATAAAGTAGCTTGCTGGTTATATGAGGAGCGTGCGGAGCAATGA
- a CDS encoding ABC transporter ATP-binding protein has protein sequence MSEPLLEVKNLKTYFPIKGGIFSRTIGHVKAVDGVSFTINKGEVFGLVGESGSGKTTIGKTILRLIQKTEGEVKFKGKDVHSLSKDELRKHRPNMQLVFQDPFSSLNPRMRIGEALGEPMLAHGLATKENVREKVIEVLELCGLAPYHIDRYPHEFSGGQRQRIVIARAMVLNPEFIVADEPVAALDVSIQAQIINLFSELQEKKGLSYLFISHDLSVVEHLCTKIGIMYLGTIVETAPRDELFTNPLHPYTKALLSAVPIPDPTVKRERIILEGDIPSPANPPSGCRFHTRCPFATDVCKKTIPEFRNVGDDHFVSCHHV, from the coding sequence ATGAGTGAACCATTATTAGAGGTGAAAAACCTAAAGACATATTTTCCAATTAAAGGTGGCATATTTAGTAGAACGATCGGACATGTAAAAGCAGTTGATGGAGTAAGTTTTACTATTAATAAAGGCGAAGTGTTTGGTCTCGTTGGCGAATCAGGGAGCGGAAAAACAACGATAGGAAAAACAATTTTACGTCTCATTCAAAAAACGGAGGGGGAAGTGAAGTTTAAAGGGAAAGATGTTCATTCTTTATCGAAGGATGAATTGAGAAAACATCGCCCTAATATGCAGCTCGTTTTTCAAGATCCATTTAGCTCATTAAATCCGAGAATGAGAATTGGAGAAGCGCTTGGAGAGCCGATGTTGGCCCACGGATTAGCGACGAAAGAAAATGTTCGTGAAAAGGTAATTGAAGTATTGGAGTTATGTGGCTTAGCTCCTTATCATATTGACCGGTATCCCCATGAGTTTTCTGGTGGACAACGTCAGCGTATCGTAATCGCAAGGGCTATGGTGTTAAATCCAGAATTCATTGTAGCTGATGAACCTGTGGCGGCACTAGATGTATCTATCCAAGCACAAATTATTAATTTATTTAGTGAGTTACAGGAGAAAAAGGGATTATCTTATTTATTCATTTCACATGATTTGAGTGTAGTAGAACATTTATGTACGAAAATCGGAATTATGTATTTAGGTACGATTGTGGAGACGGCGCCGCGTGATGAGTTATTTACCAATCCGCTACATCCGTATACAAAAGCATTGTTATCAGCCGTTCCAATACCAGATCCAACAGTGAAGCGAGAGCGAATTATACTAGAAGGGGATATTCCAAGTCCAGCAAATCCACCTTCGGGTTGTCGTTTTCATACACGTTGCCCGTTTGCAACAGATGTTTGTAAAAAAACAATACCAGAATTTCGTAATGTTGGTGATGATCATTTTGTTTCTTGTCATCATGTATAA
- a CDS encoding Cof-type HAD-IIB family hydrolase, whose translation MKLIALDMDGTLLSSNLEISKENLQAIQTAQEAGHIVMICSGRAKEDALKLLEEYKLSLPVGASNGAIVYVDGKVINSRCIQNDKVYKLAKLLESESFPYKLYTNKGVYSPYTWQDQVMQAFEENKQALDVTLEELERITEKQKKSNLITDFKKIEDVVNNQELEISKFFISTFNAAHRAQLLSVLQEDADIMVTASAPTNLEIMDKNGHKGNGLQQMAAHFNIPIEDTVAIGDNFNDVPMLEVAGLSVAMGNAEEDVKKLCDVVTLTNNEHGVAHAIEQFVLKQTSSSK comes from the coding sequence TTGAAATTAATCGCATTAGATATGGATGGTACACTACTATCATCTAATCTTGAAATCTCCAAAGAAAACCTACAAGCAATCCAAACTGCACAAGAAGCTGGTCATATTGTAATGATTTGTTCTGGTCGTGCGAAAGAGGATGCTTTAAAGCTATTGGAAGAATATAAATTATCTCTTCCAGTCGGAGCAAGCAATGGGGCTATTGTTTATGTGGATGGAAAAGTAATTAACTCGCGTTGTATACAAAACGACAAAGTGTACAAACTTGCAAAATTACTAGAATCTGAAAGTTTCCCATATAAGTTATATACAAATAAAGGAGTTTATTCTCCATATACATGGCAAGATCAAGTGATGCAAGCGTTCGAAGAAAATAAGCAGGCGCTTGATGTTACATTAGAGGAACTTGAACGAATTACAGAAAAGCAAAAGAAATCGAACTTAATTACTGATTTCAAAAAAATAGAAGATGTTGTAAATAACCAAGAACTAGAAATATCTAAATTCTTCATTTCAACATTTAATGCAGCGCATCGCGCACAGCTATTAAGCGTGTTACAAGAAGACGCTGATATTATGGTTACAGCATCAGCTCCTACTAACTTAGAAATTATGGATAAGAATGGACATAAAGGAAACGGGCTACAGCAGATGGCAGCTCATTTTAATATTCCTATTGAAGATACAGTTGCTATTGGTGATAATTTTAATGATGTACCAATGTTAGAAGTAGCAGGCTTATCTGTTGCAATGGGCAACGCTGAAGAAGATGTAAAAAAACTATGTGATGTTGTAACATTAACAAACAATGAACATGGTGTTGCTCACGCAATCGAGCAATTTGTATTGAAACAAACTTCATCTAGTAAATAA
- a CDS encoding DUF3948 family protein, giving the protein MKEQVLQVTKGDFVGSASGAVVLTALIVFLSSVLV; this is encoded by the coding sequence ATGAAAGAGCAAGTATTACAAGTAACAAAAGGTGACTTCGTAGGATCAGCAAGTGGAGCGGTAGTATTAACAGCATTAATCGTATTTCTATCAAGCGTATTAGTATAA
- a CDS encoding DUF3948 family protein: protein MKDMKEQVLQVTKGDFVGSASGAVVLTALIVFLSSVLV, encoded by the coding sequence ATGAAAGATATGAAAGAGCAAGTATTACAAGTAACAAAAGGTGACTTCGTAGGATCAGCAAGTGGAGCGGTAGTATTAACAGCATTAATCGTATTTCTATCAAGCGTATTAGTATAA
- a CDS encoding DUF3948 family protein, giving the protein MKEQVLQVTKGDFVGSASGAVVLTALIVFLSSVLV; this is encoded by the coding sequence ATGAAAGAGCAAGTATTACAAGTAACAAAAGGTGACTTTGTAGGATCGGCAAGTGGAGCAGTAGTATTAACAGCATTAATCGTATTTCTATCAAGCGTATTAGTATAA
- a CDS encoding DUF3948 family protein: protein MKDMKEQVLQVTKGDFVGSASGAVVLTALIVFLSSVLV, encoded by the coding sequence ATGAAAGATATGAAAGAGCAAGTATTACAAGTAACAAAAGGTGACTTCGTAGGATCAGCAAGTGGAGCGGTAGTATTAACAGCATTAATCGTATTTCTATCAAGTGTATTAGTATAA
- a CDS encoding DUF3948 family protein: MNSEQVFQVTKTDLLGSLGGAVILTSFILFLASVLV; this comes from the coding sequence ATGAACAGTGAACAAGTGTTTCAAGTAACAAAAACAGATTTATTAGGATCCTTAGGTGGAGCGGTAATATTAACATCATTTATTCTATTCCTTGCAAGTGTATTAGTATGA
- the hppD gene encoding 4-hydroxyphenylpyruvate dioxygenase — protein MKQKSMDTLAAQMEDFFPVRDVDHLEFYVGNAKQSSYYLARAFGFKIVAYSGLETGNREKVSYVLVQKNMRFVVSGALSSENRIAEFVKTHGDGVKDVALLVDDVDKAYSEAVKRGAVAIAPPEELTDEDGTLKKAVIGTYGDTIHTLVERKNYKGAFMPGFQKVEFNIPFEESGLIAVDHVVGNVEKMEEWVSYYENVMGFKQMIHFDDDDISTEYSALMSKVMTNGSRIKFPINEPADGKRKSQIQEYLEFYNGAGVQHLALLTSDIVKTVEALRANGVEFLDTPDTYYDELTARVGKIDEEIDKLKELKILVDRDDEGYLLQIFTKPIVDRPTLFIEIIQRKGSRGFGEGNFKALFESIEREQERRGNL, from the coding sequence ATGAAACAAAAATCTATGGATACGCTAGCTGCACAAATGGAGGATTTTTTTCCAGTACGTGATGTAGATCATTTGGAATTTTACGTAGGGAATGCAAAGCAATCGAGTTATTATCTTGCGAGAGCGTTCGGATTCAAAATTGTGGCTTACTCTGGATTAGAAACTGGAAACCGTGAAAAGGTATCTTATGTTCTTGTGCAAAAAAATATGCGTTTCGTTGTGTCTGGAGCTTTAAGTAGTGAAAATCGTATTGCAGAGTTTGTAAAGACTCATGGTGATGGCGTGAAGGATGTGGCACTACTTGTTGATGATGTTGATAAAGCATACTCAGAAGCAGTGAAACGTGGTGCTGTCGCAATTGCTCCACCAGAGGAATTAACAGATGAGGACGGTACATTGAAAAAAGCAGTTATTGGTACGTATGGTGATACAATTCATACGCTTGTAGAGCGTAAAAATTATAAAGGGGCATTTATGCCAGGATTCCAAAAGGTAGAGTTTAATATTCCATTTGAAGAGTCTGGTTTAATTGCTGTCGATCATGTAGTTGGTAATGTTGAAAAAATGGAAGAGTGGGTTAGTTATTACGAGAATGTCATGGGCTTTAAACAAATGATTCATTTTGATGATGACGATATTAGTACAGAGTATTCGGCGTTAATGTCGAAAGTTATGACGAATGGAAGCCGTATTAAGTTTCCGATTAACGAACCAGCAGACGGAAAGAGAAAGTCACAAATTCAAGAGTATCTAGAATTCTATAATGGAGCTGGTGTACAGCATCTTGCTTTATTAACAAGTGATATTGTTAAAACGGTTGAAGCGCTTCGTGCAAATGGGGTGGAGTTTTTAGATACACCTGATACTTATTATGATGAGTTAACTGCACGAGTTGGAAAAATCGATGAAGAAATTGATAAGCTAAAAGAATTAAAGATCTTAGTAGATCGTGATGATGAAGGTTACTTACTACAAATCTTTACGAAACCAATTGTAGATCGCCCGACTTTATTTATTGAAATCATTCAACGTAAAGGTTCTCGTGGATTTGGTGAAGGAAACTTTAAAGCGTTATTCGAATCAATTGAAAGAGAACAAGAGCGTCGCGGAAACTTATAA